In Elaeis guineensis isolate ETL-2024a chromosome 1, EG11, whole genome shotgun sequence, a genomic segment contains:
- the LOC105039477 gene encoding LOW QUALITY PROTEIN: putative disease resistance protein RGA3 (The sequence of the model RefSeq protein was modified relative to this genomic sequence to represent the inferred CDS: inserted 1 base in 1 codon) → MPKVTVVTDIAISYSLQETPFLIFPGMAELTIAGWLVSPIIEEMMHMARSYLANRYNWQMDMEEELHSLDTSLTQILAVVGAAERRQHVKDVTHQTLLRQMKDAIYEAEDVLDEFDYLLLKTKVEGRCKVSHRLSFSSLTSGKFKTKLRNILKKLDRVNACAERFLQVTRLETSGAIQQPEVMLSRATTSFLLDNEVFGRDKERDEIIELLLEXGDENSFVLPIVGEGGVGKTTLAQLVYNDIRMVEHFELRMWVCVSDSFNEIRVTREILASVSNDAIGDATNLNKLQEELQKKLMSKKYLLVLDDVWNAENVEDWENRDRWRKLLAPLRSGARGSKILATTRREMVVTMLGAVNSIYLKGLRGDDYWLLFQKHAFGCENPDNHLELLRIGTQIAERLNGSPLAAKVVGGMLNAELDVGKWKNVLKSDIWDGIMPVLRLSYQNLPAHLQRCFAYCSIFPKDWKFEPDRLVYMWMAQGFIQAQSWNSVRIEDIGRVYFNDLLSRSFFQTLEQDGHTYYMMHDLMSDLAQTVSKDECFRIEGDMITKIPSTICHLSINTENLPQLTNICPLNKLRTLVFFCNDHTIHRNLLKELKSIRVLDLTGCDMEELPEAIDHLIHLRYLALCDTLGTLPASVCRLYHLQVLSTSRWCWFGQFPESMNKLINLRHLNVHSEYVTPISGIGKLTCLQELAEFRVRQTKGYKIGELKDMNELRGSLEVRSLQNVKSKAEAVEAKLNRKMYIKALRLEWGPSGNTRRHDVEVLEGLQPNANLEELDIVSYKGISSPCWLETDWLCNLKYLSLINCEGLKTLPPLGQLPCLKLLKISGMHAVKQVGYEFYGHGTVRGFPSLERIQFVDMSEWVEWSEIEDSQMFPCLRELKIKNCRKLMRLPTFPPILMNMSIKDVGPIVNLDFCPLSSPVQTLLSLTVCSSTLRLDDHLHRHHFRDVEVLNLDMCFQGTLSATEFREFTSIRRLRVSYCPNLLVSRITEKESCCSILPSSLAYLDILHCRITDESLSKLLQNLTSLSTLEIRGCPGITSLPSSHVFCLLNALQQLHIADCKELISLAGLHDVSSLKTLRIVGCPKLLSSMMQGVEDNCSSILPSSLVRLAIKSCGLFDVSLSNCLQNLTSLASLKIEGCLQITSLPSARVLCQLTALQQVSIRECPMLTSLAGLRELSSLGTLRIFHCPTLLESMTPGEGDSCGILPSSLEYLEINSCGIIDESLSRCLQNLISLSALNIEGCHGITSLPPANVLHHLTSLQKLHVEDCKELSSAAGLSALVSLRDLDIECCPKLDSMALLDHVKNLSSLKELNVMGGSEVQLLPDNGLPSSLEYFSLLGCHPALKEQLRKKKGPEWDKIAHISQIFY, encoded by the exons CTATTCTTTGCAAGAAACACCGTTCTTAATTTTCCCCGGCATGGCGGAGCTTACCATAGCAGGATGGTTGGTGTCTCCTATCATCGAAGAGATGATGCACATGGCCCGCTCCTACCTAGCGAACCGGTACAACTGGCAGATGGACATGGAGGAGGAACTCCACAGCCTTGACACCTCCCTGACCCAGATCCTCGCCGTGGTGGGTGCCGCCGAGAGGCGGCAGCATGTCAAGGATGTGACCCACCAAACACTGCTGCGCCAAATGAAGGATGCCATATACGAGGCCGAGGACGTGCTGGATGAGTTCGACTACCTGCTCCTCAAGACCAAAGTGGAGGGCCGATGCAAGGTGAGCCATCGGCTATCCTTTTCTTCTCTTACTTCTGGCAAATTCAAAACCAAGTTAAGGAATATCCTGAAGAAGTTAGATAGGGTCAACGCCTGCGCTGAGAGGTTCCTCCAAGTGACCAGGTTGGAGACTAGTGGTGCAATTCAGCAACCTGAGGTCATGCTATCGCGTGCCACCACCTCCTTTTTGCTTGACAACGAAGTGTTCGGGCGAGACAAGGAACGGGATGAAATAATCGAGCTTCTACTTG TCGGTGACGAGAACAGCTTTGTTCTTCCGATAGTTGGTGAAGGAGGTGTCGGGAAGACTACACTTGCTCAGCTTGTCTATAATGATATACGAATGGTGGAACATTTTGAATTGAGGATGTGGGTCTGTGTTTCTGATAGTTTCAATGAGATCAGGGTTACCAGGGAAATTTTGGCATCAGTTTCTAATGATGCAATTGGTGATGCAACAAATCTCAATAAGCTCCAAGAGGAGCTTCAAAAGAAGTTGATGTCAAAGAAATATTTGTTGGTCTTAGATGATGTGTGGAATGCTGAGAACGTGGAGGACTGGGAGAACAGGGATAGATGGAGGAAGCTCCTCGCCCCTTTGAGATCTGGGGCAAGGGGAAGCAAGATCTTGGCTACAACTAGAAGGGAAATGGTGGTGACGATGTTGGGTGCTGTGAATTCGATCTATTTGAAGGGGTTGCGAGGTGATGATTATTGGCTGCTTTTCCAAAAGCATGCCTTTGGTTGTGAGAACCCTGATAATCATCTAGAGTTATTACGAATTGGTACGCAAATAGCAGAGAGGCTAAATGGCTCACCTTTGGCTGCAAAGGTGGTGGGAGGAATGCTGAATGCTGAATTGGATGTTGGAAAATGGAAGAATGTTTTGAAAAGTGACATATGGGATGGCATTATGCCTGTTTTGAGATTGAGTTATCAAAACCTTCCGGCACATTTGCAGCGCTGCTTTGCATATTGCAGTATATTTCCCAAGGACTGGAAATTTGAACCAGATAGGTTGGTCTACATGTGGATGGCACAGGGTTTCATTCAGGCCCAAAGCTGGAACAGTGTGAGGATAGAGGATATAGGAAGAGTCTACTTCAATGACTTATTGTCAAGGTCTTTCTTTCAAACACTCGAGCAAGATGGTCATACATATTACATGATGCACGATCTGATGAGTGACTTGGCACAAACTGTTTCCAAGGATGAATGTTTTCGAATTGAAGGTGATATGATAACGAAAATCCCATCCACCATTTGTCATTTGTCAATTAACACTGAAAATCTGCCTCAACTCACAAATATATGTCCGCTGAATAAGTTGCGTACCTTAGTTTTCTTCTGTAATGATCACACCATTCACCGTAATTTgctcaaagagttgaaaagcaTCCGTGTGTTGGATTTAACTGGTTGTGACATGGAAGAACTGCCAGAAGCTATTGATCATTTAATTCATCTGCGTTACCTGGCTCTTTGTGATACTCTCGGAACATTGCCTGCTTCAGTGTGCAGGCTTTACCATCTGCAGGTGTTAAGCACATCTAGATGGTGCTGGTTTGGTCAATTTCCAGAAAGTATGAACAAGCTGATCAACTTACGGCATCTTAATGTTCATAGTGAATATGTGACTCCGATTTCTGGAATTGGAAAACTAACGTGTCTTCAGGAATTAGCTGAATTCCGTGTCAGACAAACAAAGGGATACAAAATTGGAGAGTTGAAGGATATGAATGAACTTCGAGGATCACTCGAGGTACGAAGTCTTCAGAATGTTAAAAGTAAAGCAGAGGCTGTTGAGGCCAAGTTGAACCGAAAAATGTATATTAAGGCATTGCGGTTGGAGTGGGGTCCCTCTGGAAATACTAGAAGGCATGATGTAGAAGTACTTGAAGGCCTCCAACCAAATGCCAATCTTGAGGAACTGGATATCGTAAGCTACAAGGGCATCAGTTCTCCATGTTGGCTGGAGACAGATTGGCTCTGCAACCTGAAATATCTCTCCCTAATCAACTGTGAGGGGTTGAAAACCCTCCCTCCTCTTGGGCAGCTTCCCTGTCTCAAACTTCTGAAAATTAGTGGAATGCATGCAGTAAAACAAGTTGGTTACGAATTCTATGGTCATGGCACTGTAAGAGGATTCCCATCATTGGAGCGAATACAGTTTGTGGACATGTCAGAGTGGGTAGAGTGGTCCGAAATAGAGGACTCCCAAATGTTTCCTTGTCTTCGTGAACTCAAGATTAAGAATTGCCGAAAGCTGATGAGATTACCCACCTTCCCTCCTATCCTAATGAATATGTCTATAAAAGATGTGGGACCAATTGTTAATTTAGATTTCTGCCCATTGTCATCACCAGTGCAAACCCTTCTAAGCCTGACCGTATGTAGCTCCACCCTGCGACTTGATGACCACCTCCACCGCCACCACTTCAGGGATGTGGAGGTGTTGAACTTGGACATGTGCTTTCAAGGGACTCTGTCTGCCACAGAGTTTCGAGAATTCACCTCTATCCGAAGACTGAGAGTATCTTACTGTCCCAATTTACTTGTATCCAGAATAACAGAGAAGGAGAGTTGCTGTAGCATCTTGCCCTCATCACTTGCTTATCTTGATATCCTTCATTGTCGAATCACTGATGAGTCACTGTCAAAATTGCTACAGAACCTCACCTCTCTTTCCACTTTGGAGATTAGAGGTTGTCCCGGCATAACTTCCCTTCCTTCCAGTCATGTATTCTGCCTCCTGAATGCACTCCAACAGTTGCATATTGCAGACTGCAAAGAATTGATCTCCCTGGCTGGGTTGCATGATGTTTCCTCACTCAAAACCTTGAGAATAGTTGGTTGTCCCAAGCTTTTGTCATCTATGATGCAAGGGGTGGAGGACAATTGCAGTAGCATTCTACCATCATCGCTCGTACGTCTTGCAATCAAGTCATGTGGCCTTTTTGATGTGTCATTGTCAAACTGCCTACAGAACCTGACCTCTCTTGCCTCCTTGAAGATTGAAGGCTGTCTCCAAATAACATCCCTTCCCTCGGCACGGGTACTGTGCCAACTGACTGCACTCCAACAGGTGAGCATTCGAGAGTGTCCAATGCTGACATCACTGGCAGGGTTGCGTGAGCTTTCTTCCCTTGGAACACTGAGAATATTTCACTGTCCTACTCTTCTGGAGTCCATGACTCCAGGGGAAGGAGATAGCTGTGGCATCCTGCCCTCGTCGCTTGAATACCTGGAGATCAACTCATGTGGTATCATTGATGAGTCCCTGTCCAGATGTCTGCAGAACCTCATCTCCCTCTCTGCGTTGAACATAGAAGGCTGTCATGGCATTACATCCCTTCCCCCAGCAAATGTGTTGCACCACTTGACCTCACTACAAAAATTGCATGTTGAGGACTGTAAAGAGTTATCATCAGCAGCAGGGTTATCAGCCCTTGTCTCCCTCAGAGACTTGGACATTGAATGCTGCCCCAAACTCGATTCAATGGCCCTACTGGATCATGTGAAAAACCTTTCCTCCCTCAAGGAATTGAATGTAATGGGTGGATCAGAAGTTCAGTTGCTGCCTGACAACGGCCTGCCTAGTTCACTTGAATATTTCAGTTTGTTGGGATGTCATCCAGCATTGAAGGAACAGCTACGTAAAAAGAAAGGCCCTGAGTGGGATAAGATTGCTCACATCTCTCAAATCTTTTACTGA